The Juglans regia cultivar Chandler chromosome 6, Walnut 2.0, whole genome shotgun sequence genome contains the following window.
TCAAAGTATCTTTGCCCCTTTAACAAGTGGTAACGACCAGATATGACTAGAGAATAGTGTTTCAACTTTCCACTTTCAACCGACCATAAACCATGGTTTTGTAATAAAACATTAAGGAAAATTTTAGTACAATTCAGGTCACAAAGAACGACAAAAGTACCATAGTAATAAACAATAAATGGTCCCATCTATATAGATTCTTCCACATAAATGATGATGAATCACATCAGGAATCAATTTAGCAGAAAGACCTACCACCAACAGTCACTGTGGGTTTTCTTGCCCGGGATAATTACCAAGCTGTTCCATCTGCCAGCTTTCATGAGAAGCAACATGTTCATTGAAAGGAGTGTATTGCtgcaaaagcatatatataaaaaggaaaaaaaaaattagagtatggATATAATAAATAGACTTCAGCTCCCTCAATATCATTTCTCTGTcagagaattttttaatatatttgagaGCGGGGTTTCGAAATCCAGACCTCTATTTTGAAGATAGGAGGTTATGCAATCAGACTACAGACCTTTGGTGTTGTCAGAGAATTGAAACAACATTTCATGCAAGTCTCCCTAATAAGAGGATGTTTACCATGCCAATAAGCCtaaaaaatgaatgagagagagagagccaaaaAGGAAGGGGAGATCAATGAAATATGCTGCATCTATTCTTCATACATATAGACAATGAATAAGAGGAGGCCATGTCATCTGGAGGCTCTATATGTCCTAACTCATCTGAAATTTGTGTTTCACATGGTGACCCAATTAAATAACATGACTCAAATCCATGTATTAGTCAGGTGTGCCTTTTACAATAATGATTTCAAGCAGTCTATGAGTACAACTAGGTTTTGAAGCTAACCTTGCATTTAAATTTACCACtgtctctattattttttccttttgttttcgagaagaaaataataaggGAGGGGTTTATTTCCATCCAATAAGCCTAATTAATTATGGGGAGAAGATGATTTAGGTAATTATACCTCCATCTTAATCATTAGTTCTTTAGCAGTTGGAGCAGAGAGGACTATATGCCGAGCACCTGGCTTGATGAATCCTTCTTTGACCCCATTGTCAAATAATGCCAGCAAGGAATTATAGTACCCATCAACATTTAGCAGAGCAACCTATAGCAATCAACATCCAGTTACAATGGTAATTTTCCAATTCTTCTATATCTTCAAACACCAAATTGGTAGGTTACCGTTTTTTTATGAATTCCAAGTTGGGCCCATGTTATCATCTCCAACAGCTCTTCCATTGTCCCATATCCTCCTAAAACCACCAAATGAAAAGATATGTGGGTATTAAGCACTAAGAGAATAACCATTTTGATTTGTGAAGGAAGATCTCAAAGGTTTCATGGAACAAAACACTCAAGGtgattgtttgttttcttttgactATTGATGAGAATTTTCCAGGTGATGATTTACCAGGAAGAGCAATAAAGGCATCAGCTTCTCGAGCCATTGCAGCTTTCCGCTCATGCATGTCTGAAACAGTTCTTACTTCTCCAACAGTTTGACCAGATATCTGTCAGTGTTAACCAACAACATACTAATGACCATGCGAACATGTTTTTCAACTACCAACATATGTAAGTACTTTTCATAGCAGGTGACT
Protein-coding sequences here:
- the LOC109007902 gene encoding cytokinin riboside 5'-monophosphate phosphoribohydrolase LOG8-like isoform X2, which gives rise to MGLISQRVYDGGCHVLGIIPRALMPLEISGQTVGEVRTVSDMHERKAAMAREADAFIALPGGYGTMEELLEMITWAQLGIHKKTVALLNVDGYYNSLLALFDNGVKEGFIKPGARHIVLSAPTAKELMIKMEQYTPFNEHVASHESWQMEQLGNYPGQENPQ
- the LOC109007902 gene encoding cytokinin riboside 5'-monophosphate phosphoribohydrolase LOG8-like isoform X1, with amino-acid sequence MEEGNERSKFKRVCVFCGSNSGHRKVFSDAALELGNELVQRKIDLVYGGGSVGLMGLISQRVYDGGCHVLGIIPRALMPLEISGQTVGEVRTVSDMHERKAAMAREADAFIALPGGYGTMEELLEMITWAQLGIHKKTVALLNVDGYYNSLLALFDNGVKEGFIKPGARHIVLSAPTAKELMIKMEQYTPFNEHVASHESWQMEQLGNYPGQENPQ